From a region of the Roseivirga sp. 4D4 genome:
- a CDS encoding amidohydrolase, giving the protein MNNKFKQLLSLVALAALLVTQACSPKTGPDTIFINGEVYTVDNDNSKVQAVAVTNGMIEAVGTTDEISKLAGSNTKIVDLAGMTMTPGIIESHAHLMGIGYNKLELDLMYVKTYDELVEKVAEAVAKAEPGQWITGRGWHQDKWIEKPDVMEKGFQTHDKMSAVSPDNPVYLRHASGHATFANAKAMEMAGINRLSIESLSGEVEGGEIIKDKLGNPTGVFTERASSIVGKLVPQETPERADQALEMAIQELLEKGITSFHDAGSGQAFIDRLQRFKAEGKLKVRQYVMLTGRQPELLEEWYEKGPMIDPDHMVTVRSIKLNCDGALGPRGAWLLEAYTDRPDHYGHETLPMETVNTVSEKALATGFQVCSHAIGDRANREILDRYEASFKKYPNINPKDVRFRIEHAQHLNVDDIPRFGQMGVIAAMQAVHMSSDRPWAIDRLGKARIEEGAYVWQKLLQSGAKIINGTDAPVEPVDPLPSFFASVARKTLQGFPEGGFEPDQSMSRDEALRSFTIDAAFGEFEEDFKGSIEVGKAADFTVFDKNIMTIPEMEILDTKVAMTIINGEILYEKGE; this is encoded by the coding sequence ATGAACAATAAATTCAAGCAACTTCTGTCTTTAGTTGCACTGGCAGCGCTTTTAGTTACCCAGGCCTGCTCTCCCAAAACTGGACCCGATACCATATTCATAAATGGCGAGGTCTACACAGTAGACAACGACAATTCCAAAGTCCAAGCAGTGGCTGTGACTAATGGAATGATTGAGGCTGTTGGAACGACCGATGAGATCAGCAAGCTGGCTGGGTCAAATACAAAGATTGTAGACCTAGCAGGAATGACGATGACACCCGGCATCATTGAATCACATGCCCATTTGATGGGAATTGGTTATAACAAGCTTGAGCTCGACTTAATGTATGTCAAAACATATGACGAGTTAGTAGAAAAAGTAGCTGAGGCTGTAGCCAAAGCTGAACCTGGTCAATGGATTACTGGACGCGGATGGCATCAGGATAAATGGATAGAAAAACCAGACGTAATGGAAAAAGGCTTCCAAACTCATGACAAGATGAGTGCTGTGAGTCCTGACAACCCAGTATATCTGCGCCATGCTAGTGGACATGCGACCTTCGCAAACGCCAAGGCTATGGAAATGGCCGGCATCAACCGTTTAAGCATTGAAAGCCTATCGGGCGAAGTTGAAGGTGGAGAAATTATTAAGGATAAGCTTGGCAACCCGACTGGTGTTTTCACCGAAAGGGCCTCCTCGATTGTTGGTAAGCTGGTACCACAAGAAACACCTGAGCGTGCCGATCAAGCCCTAGAAATGGCTATCCAAGAGCTATTAGAAAAAGGAATTACAAGTTTTCACGATGCAGGATCAGGTCAGGCTTTCATTGACAGATTGCAAAGGTTCAAAGCAGAAGGAAAACTAAAGGTCCGTCAGTATGTAATGCTTACAGGTCGTCAACCCGAGTTGCTCGAAGAATGGTATGAAAAAGGACCAATGATTGACCCTGACCATATGGTTACTGTGCGCTCGATCAAACTCAACTGTGATGGTGCCTTAGGCCCTAGAGGTGCTTGGTTGTTAGAGGCGTATACTGATCGTCCTGACCATTATGGACACGAGACTCTACCCATGGAAACGGTAAATACTGTTTCAGAAAAGGCCTTGGCCACAGGTTTTCAGGTTTGTTCTCATGCTATTGGCGATAGAGCAAACCGTGAAATACTGGATCGATACGAAGCCTCATTTAAGAAGTACCCTAACATCAACCCAAAGGATGTAAGGTTTAGAATAGAGCATGCTCAACACTTGAATGTGGATGACATTCCTCGCTTTGGTCAAATGGGCGTGATTGCGGCTATGCAAGCCGTGCATATGAGTTCTGATAGACCTTGGGCAATTGACCGATTAGGAAAAGCCAGAATTGAAGAGGGTGCTTATGTATGGCAAAAGCTATTGCAATCAGGCGCTAAGATTATTAACGGAACCGATGCTCCAGTTGAACCAGTTGATCCCCTACCATCATTCTTTGCATCTGTAGCCCGAAAAACACTTCAGGGCTTTCCTGAAGGAGGCTTTGAGCCTGACCAATCTATGTCAAGAGACGAAGCCTTAAGATCATTTACAATTGATGCTGCTTTTGGTGAGTTTGAAGAAGATTTCAAAGGATCGATTGAAGTTGGTAAAGCTGCTGATTTTACTGTATTCGATAAGAACATTATGACTATTCCTGAAATGGAAATTCTGGACACAAAAGTGGCTATGACTATTATCAATGGAGAAATCCTTTACGAAAAAGGAGAATAG